In Plasmodium falciparum 3D7 genome assembly, chromosome: 6, the following proteins share a genomic window:
- a CDS encoding dihydroorotate dehydrogenase — MISKLKPQFMFLPKKHILSYCRKDVLNLFEQKFYYTSKRKESNNMKNESLLRLINYNRYYNKIDSNNYYNGGKILSNDRQYIYSPLCEYKKKINDISSYVSVPFKINIRNLGTSNFVNNKKDVLDNDYIYENIKKEKSKHKKIIFLLFVSLFGLYGFFESYNPEFFLYDIFLKFCLKYIDGEICHDLFLLLGKYNILPYDTSNDSIYACTNIKHLDFINPFGVAAGFDKNGVCIDSILKLGFSFIEIGTITPRGQTGNAKPRIFRDVESRSIINSCGFNNMGCDKVTENLILFRKRQEEDKLLSKHIVGVSIGKNKDTVNIVDDLKYCINKIGRYADYIAINVSSPNTPGLRDNQEAGKLKNIILSVKEEIDNLEKNNIMNDESTYNEDNKIVEKKNNFNKNNSHMMKDAKDNFLWFNTTKKKPLVFVKLAPDLNQEQKKEIADVLLETNIDGMIISNTTTQINDIKSFENKKGGVSGAKLKDISTKFICEMYNYTNKQIPIIASGGIFSGLDALEKIEAGASVCQLYSCLVFNGMKSAVQIKRELNHLLYQRGYYNLKEAIGRKHSKS; from the coding sequence atgatctCTAAATTGAAACCTCAATTTATGTTTTTACCAAAGAAACATATTTTAAGTTATTGTAGAAAGGATGTTTTAAATTTGTTTGAACAGAAGTTTTATTATACTAGCAAACGGAAAgaaagtaataatatgaagaatGAATCTTTATTAagattaattaattataatagatattataataagatagattctaataattattataatggtGGAAAAATATTAAGTAATGATaggcaatatatatattcaccattatgtgaatataaaaagaaaataaatgatatatcatCATATGTATCTGTACCTTTTAAGattaatataagaaatttAGGTACTTCcaattttgtaaataataagaagGATGTACTTgataatgattatatttatgaaaatattaaaaaagaaaaatctaagcataaaaaaataatatttttattatttgtttcatTATTTGGATTATATGGTTTTTTTGAATCTTATAATcctgaattttttttatatgatatatttttaaaattctgtttaaaatatattgatgGTGAAATATGTCATgacctttttttattactaggaaaatataatatattaccatATGATACTAGTAATGATAGTATATATGCATGTACAAATATTAAACATCTTGATTTTATAAATCCATTCGGTGTTGCTGCAGGATTTGATAAAAACGGTGTATGTATAGATAGCATATTAAAATTAGGGTTTTCGTTTATCGAAATTGGTACCATAACCCCAAGGGGCCAAACGGGTAATGCAAAACCACGTATTTTTAGAGACGTTGAATCTAGAAGTATTATAAATTCATGTGGCTTTAATAATATGGGTTGTGACAAAGTTACAGAAAATTTAATACTTTTTCGTAAAAGACAAGAAGAAGATAAATTGTTAAGTAAACATATTGTAGGTGTCAGTATAGGTAAGAATAAAGATACTGTTAATATTGTAGATGATCTAAAATattgtattaataaaataggaAGATACGCTGATTATATAGCTATTAATGTAAGCTCCCCTAATACACCTGGGTTAAGAGATAATCAAGAAGCTGGGaagttaaaaaatataattttaagtgtaaaagaagaaatagataatttagaaaagaataatattatgaatgaTGAAAGTACttataatgaagataataaaatagtagaaaaaaaaaataattttaataaaaataatagtcACATGATGAAAGATGCTAAGGATAACTTCTTATGGTTTAATACAACAAAAAAGAAGCCCTTGGTTTTTGTTAAGTTAGCTCCAGATCTTAATCAAGAacagaaaaaagaaattgcTGATGTATTACTTGAAACTAATATAGATGGTATGATTATTTCTAATACTACGACACAAATAAATGACATAAAAAgttttgaaaataaaaaaggaggTGTTAGCGGAGCAAAACTAAAAGATATATCtacaaaatttatatgtgaaatgtataattatacaaataaacaaataccCATTATTGCATCAGGAGGGATATTTAGTGGATTGGATGCTTTAGAAAAAATTGAAGCAGGTGCTTCAGTTTGTCAATTATATTCTTGTTTGGTTTTTAATGGTATGAAATCAGCTGTACAAATAAAAAGAGAATTGAATCACTTGCTATATCAAAGAGGATATTACAATTTAAAGGAGGCCATTGGCCGAAAGCATAGCAAAAGTTAA
- a CDS encoding mitochondrial chaperone BCS1, putative, whose protein sequence is MQKLIRTKNGEGLGENEKNINLSIDENSGFFESIFKNIRKNEYFNAGVGIISVGALVTVVNRLNSCVYQTIKKNIFTSLEITINDNAYYWILEYIVKKGVISRHLSLKTQMTNEKNKKNVLFSFLPSVGNHLLFYDNHFIFVERSRDKNMISEVNRSMPFENIKLSTFIWSKYVFEKILNDAKVYIEKKEEGKTLVYKSFGPEWRPFGNPKNKRPINSVILPENLNEYIINDIQTFLNSSKWYIDKGIPYRRCYLLHGPPGCGKSSLITALAGYFDFNICTININDIYLTDDRFIHLLATIPPKTILILEDIDFIFINDPIMKYTNNDQNSSSNSSIFTGTNNHSTIKTLGVSYSGLLNALDGIVATEERIIFMTTNNIEKLPPTLIRPGRVDMKILIPYANIYQYKKMFLRFFPEHHELSNKFAKIFQDFNLSMAEIQSFFLFSKVDPYKTVQNAEEWVRTYAQARENKK, encoded by the coding sequence atgcaAAAATTGataagaacaaaaaatgGTGAAGGTCTAGGGGAGaacgaaaaaaatataaatctaaGTATAGATGAGAATAGTGGTTTTTTTGAatcaatatttaaaaatataagaaaaaatgaatatttcaATGCAGGTGTTGGTATTATATCTGTAGGAGCTCTAGTTACTGTAGTGAATAGATTAAATAGTTGTGTGTATcaaactataaaaaaaaatatatttacatctCTTGAAATAACTATTAATGATAATGCTTATTATTGGATTTTAGAATACATAGTAAAAAAAGGAGTAATAAGCAGACATTTAAGCTTAAAAACACAAATGAcaaatgagaaaaataagAAGAATGTTTTGTTCTCCTTTTTACCAAGTGTAGgaaatcatttattattttacgataatcattttatatttgttgaaAGAAGCCgagataaaaatatgatatctGAAGTTAATAGATCAATGCcttttgaaaatataaaattaagtaCCTTTATATGGTCAAAATATGTATTtgagaaaatattaaatgatgcaaaagtatatatagaaaaaaaagaagaaggaaAAACATTAGTATATAAAAGTTTTGGACCAGAATGGAGGCCATTTGGTAATCCCAAAAATAAAAGGCCAATAAATTCCGTAATTTTACCAGAAAATCTAAACgagtatataataaatgatattcAAACATTTCTAAATTCAAGTAAATGGTATATTGATAAAGGGATACCTTATAGAAGATGCTATCTTTTACATGGTCCACCAGGTTGTGGAAAAAGTAGTCTTATAACAGCCCTAGCTGGTTATTttgattttaatatatgtactataaatattaatgatatatatttaacagATGATagatttatacatttattagcAACTATACCACCTAAAACTATTTTAATACTAGAAGAtattgattttatttttattaatgatcctataatgaaatatacgAATAATGATCAAAATTCGTCATCAAATTCATCTATTTTTACAGGCACAAATAATCATAGTACAATCAAAACATTAGGGGTCTCATATAGTGGATTATTAAATGCTTTAGATGGTATTGTTGCAACAGAAgaaagaattatttttatgacaacaaataatattgaaaaattACCACCTACCTTAATAAGACCAGGCAGAGTAGATATGAAAATACTTATACCATATGCTAATATCtatcaatataaaaaaatgttccTTCGATTTTTTCCTGAACACCATGAACTCTCCAACAAATTCGCTAAAATATTCCAGGACTTCAACTTAAGCATGGCTGAAATACaatctttctttttattttccaagGTAGATCCTTATAAAACTGTTCAAAATGCCGAAGAATGGGTAAGAACATATGCCCAAGCaagggaaaataaaaaataa
- a CDS encoding JmjC domain-containing protein, putative, with translation MSGSKKEEKNFDEYAKYIKRKIKKISKDEIKTARTYEEVIKKYNIKKVPKVSNLSNDISSDYFYNFYYEKKQPLIISKLQDKIGQCIKIFNSTNIIKHIGDTKVSIHVGNSKFLNNVDKNFRYTLSTLKEFIELISKEDDKKEPFKIHCTKDKIYIKLKKKNKQIKHSDISSYNNNINKYVEKKNENYLCDILKTTLNKKDDYHNEEKDSINNVYNNTHMYFIHNNKKNLYYYYYRSLGVNQFKDVSNIKKMNSFIRDNFFLPQPIYPPYHLFDFFSSILRIGQTNLFIWLHYDIPDNFLIQIKGRKKILLIPPKYIQYFNIIDSSSSYNLFHILTNKKLNAREKSIKKILCKYSYVADLYEGDILFIPSLWLHYVYNMPPHTYMKRKYKQIHQFCYIKNKKQKKKKKKKRKIKLKNKHINGILYEKKKYIRIFSYGYSKFKFIGKHQIKKKNKISYIHSKKQIKIYKERNDNNDSNDNHHNNHNNHNINNNDNIMINDDELIKHYNHLQNASYYLQSKYNINNIDSNNKSIHNTSNGIISKEHNINKNNHSSNIENEKYNDSQNNTHIDAKLNISINYFFRNKNESMIFNKKDLYGNQDINVANQIFKKIQKEIEPLLNMNPKYKNFYIQKIKGLLYANLDEDYI, from the coding sequence atgtcAGGATCtaaaaaagaagagaaaAACTTTGATGAGTACGCAAAATACATAAAacgtaaaataaaaaaaatatcgaaagatgaaataaaaaCAGCCAGGACATACGAAGaggttataaaaaaatataatataaaaaaagttcCTAAGGTATCAAACCTATCAAATGATATATCATctgattatttttataatttttattatgaaaagAAGCAACCTCTTATTATATCAAAATTACAAGATAAGATAGGGCAATGCATAAAGATATTCAACagtacaaatattattaaacatatagGAGATACAAAGGTAAGTATACATGTAGGTAATTCTAAATTCTTAAATAATGTAGATAAAAATTTTCGTTATACATTATCTACGTTGAAAGAATTTATTGAGTTAATTTCAAAAGAGGATGATAAAAAGGAACCTTTTAAAATACATTGTACAAAAGACAAAatctatataaaattaaaaaaaaaaaacaagcaAATAAAACACTCAGatatttcttcatataataataatataaataaatatgtggagaaaaaaaatgaaaactaTTTGTGTGATATTTTAAAGACAACTTTAAACAAAAAGGATGATTAtcataatgaagaaaaggattccataaataatgtatataataatactcatatgtattttatccataataataaaaaaaatctgtattattattattatcgatCTCTTGGTGTAAACCAATTTAAAGATGtttcaaatattaaaaagatgAACTCCTTTATTagagataatttttttttacctcaACCTATATATCCTCCTTATCatctttttgattttttttcttccataTTAAGAATTGGACAAAccaatttatttatatggttACATTATGATATACcagataattttttaatacaaataaaaggaagaaaaaaaattttattaataccaccaaaatatattcaatattttaatattattgattCCTCTTCTTCATATAacttatttcatattttaacaaacaaaaaattaaatgcaAGAGAGAAATCCATTAAGAAAATACTCTGTAAATATTCTTATGTAGCCGATTTATATGAAGgagatattttatttattccttCCTTGTGGTTACATTATGTTTACAACATGCCAccacatacatatatgaaaagaaaatataaacaaattcaTCAATTCtgttatattaaaaacaaaaaacaaaaaaaaaaaaaaaaaaaaaaaaggaaaataaaattaaaaaataaacatataaatggaatcttatatgaaaagaaaaaatatatacgcATTTTTTCTTATGGATATTCTAAATTTAAATTCATAGGAAAAcatcaaattaaaaaaaaaaataaaatatcataCATTCATagtaaaaaacaaattaaaatatataaagaaagaaatgataataatgatagtaatgataatcatcataataatcataataatcataatattaataataatgataatatcatgattaatgatgatgaattaataaaacattataaTCACTTACAAAATgcttcatattatttacaaagtaaatataatataaacaacatAGATAGTAATAACAAAAGTATACATAACACATCAAATGGTATCATTTCTAAggaacataatataaataaaaataatcattcttcaaatatagaaaatgaaaaatataacgaTTCGCAaaataatacacatatagatgccaaattaaatataagtatcaattatttttttagaaaCAAAAACGAATCCAtgatttttaataaaaaggattTATATGGAAATCAAGATATAAATGTAGCTAatcaaatttttaaaaaaattcaaaaagaaatagaaccattattaaatatgaatccaaaatataagaatttttatatacaaaaaattaaggGCCTTCTTTACGCAAACCTAGATgaagattatatataa
- a CDS encoding RNA-binding protein, putative — MSSYNNGLNRSNNYAMQSYENKGNDMNRVNSNSNNNMYFKEDRYYSNNSLMYNNNMNNSNYDNNYYNGNYGMVNPYMNNMVSPNYYNNDTQYILNKKTARILYIYNMTNEYKDENFIYSLCYIYGDIESVNFMKGKNLFIVKFVSTDSALNAYKNLPTYFNNAQFELRNESKKISYFNDMINSNKYVSPNITEKKFLSLSADKRQEIMNIKQKELLRKCNDKLNEYINMYNDKNINEENKQNLQTLIKHIKARIEVLNNNQCGNVYNGINGGSIDNINNMNNMNNMNNMNNMNNMNNMNNMNHMNNMNNMNNMNHMNNMNNMNNMNHMNNMNNMNHMNNINYNNNDGSTYNNYNNFTRNNQNSTTIKINSLNNIRDNEELSKYIINNNSIFLNENISYFSLFSFGEKYAIIKYNNENIAKIVFENCNMCNINVDFVQDDNDNYQYNENEGMN; from the coding sequence aTGAGTTCTTATAATAATGGTTTGAATAGGTCCAATAACTACGCTATGCAAAGTTATGAGAATAAAGGGAATGATATGAATCGtgttaatagtaatagtaataataatatgtattttaaaGAAGACCGatattatagtaataattcgttaatgtataataataatatgaataactctaattatgataacaattattataatggaAATTATGGGATGGTTAACccatatatgaataatatggtatctccaaattattataacaatgatacccaatatatattaaataagaaaACAGCAAGgattttatatatctataatatgacaaatgaatataaagatgaaaattttatatatagtttatgttatatttatggAGATATTGAAAGTGTAAATTTTatgaaaggaaaaaatttatttattgtaaaATTTGTGTCTACTGATAGTGCTTTAAATGCCTATAAAAATTTACCaacttattttaataatgctCAATTTGAATTAAGAAATGAATCGAAAAAAATTAGTTATTTTAACGACATgattaatagtaataaatatgtgtCTCCAAATATAACagaaaagaaatttttatctttaagTGCTGATAAAAGACAggaaattatgaatattaaacAAAAGGAGTTATTAAGAAAATGTAATGATAAAttgaatgaatatataaacatgtacaatgataaaaatataaatgaagaaaataaacaaaatctGCAAAcattaataaaacatataaaagcAAGAATTGAAGtcttaaataataatcaatGTGGAAATGTGTATAATGGAATAAATGGTGGAAGTATtgacaatataaataatatgaataatatgaacaatatgaataatatgaacaatatgaacaatatgaacaatatgaacaatatgaaccatatgaacaatatgaataatatgaacaatatgaaccatatgaacaatatgaacaatatgaacaatatgaaccatatgaacaatatgaacaatatgaaccatatgaacaatataaattataataataacgatGGGTCCACTTACAATAATTACAATAACTTTACAAGAAATAATCAGAATAGTACTACTATAAAAATTAACTCATTAAACAATATTAGAGATAATGAAGAATTGagcaaatatattataaacaacaattccatttttttaaatgaaaatatatcatatttttctttattttcatttggtGAAAAATATgctattataaaatataataatgagaatATTGCAAAAATTGTTTTTGAGAATTGTAATATGTGTAATATTAATGTAGACTTTGTTCAGGacgataatgataattatcaGTATAACGAAAACGAAGGAATGaactag
- a CDS encoding SAC3 domain-containing protein, putative, with the protein MNEKNKDGQDEKNNNNNKENTSMNVKSGNSIYQNKNDMNNYLYNNNINISGNTNSGYLNYPGIYNNNNNSNNMNHFNNLNDLNNNRYYASNKSSVVSTYPNSNNYYHNNKSDSYYKSVNYNTDNINYMNMYNNKHNINSSNINNVNSNSSHIKDEERKSSSINNNDLSYYINNNNNNNDSYVELYINKVKEIYYFHVFYHYIKLGFPEKEAAIESKKYIFITLSRYFLLVKNAILSSPESVKQINNCVSSNLMYYQQKTNLQEFLLQQQSGLQNVNTQKINIYEQMNLSNLNIANLNIPLNDSGELVDLSKVKTDDMKNRENIKDNNMNITINNNNNNSNNINNLPRYIKNNTFNSNTNPSCIVNDNMQSEKQSNNYYNIKPEKINDMIDSIEEMKKLNTNKKERKTFSDFPPEQFMQNKNDSKENMNEDSKKKISFTLNKSKNKIFQTYNRYLNNKNNKSISDAVSEVSDLSDDNKNEKGKEKVRNNFANDLSDQNNMNNINNIGNMNNYRNDYNNMHMNNTQNNKDDINNNLYKKDNIPNNDVIMNYRESINNHMNVNNKYNYHNKQNNNHMDNNMNNNMNNNMNNNMNNNMNNNMNNNIINNQFYNNVNSSMVNNTYGLPKYNKEDMSRNIMNNMGGIFSMNYGNNNNNNNNNNNNNNNNNNNNNIYDGNISNSINTGDIYDNKKFFHMKNSYMDEGNMMKYRKNDQDDLSNCYPYDNNRQKEKNNKLGEEDLEYNSDNYDKDDYSDEDGNYLYNNKDMDNRNKQNNNNNNNNKMNKLSDIPFFTNNNDSNVKCDNLKTYIKNLNDHFKEQCNKNKEFSKCLRNFISKIYTLKRKKIIRSPFWLSNVMPTEEDVMGMDIYFFSHQKRTKRRMGNNMDLDSDMIGSILSDKKMKLSQEEIEKRERRREKCFDLNRNKKNNLIENSFYIDTNGECVERGNEDLRNLERLMDKYNFANCYKNKDFVGECKNIQKFFFRLTSLPERKNVRSFSVLKCTYAYILYKYNMDKNYKYINEQFRSLRQDLNIQNIFHDDVVNIYETNIRICIVNNDLFQFLQCINKLFELYQRLNITKSKVEFLCYKLIYMTLQNMHQEFLIEYLALSDEEKNHENIQLCYYLNECIKNKMYLININMVSPLDDEQNHEYIYYRIFVNNHILQYLPILMSLNENVDLNVNMDSLISFVKSHGEMNNLESIEKKKCNIENSNQIKMPYLTNYLIVLFLPKYRLLALINICKTSIKVNISTLTKLLNFENDEKCLTFLNEVNTIISNNEVLSKSSLVNLMKSPLLKNKYINHIR; encoded by the exons atgaatgaaaaaaataaagatggacaagatgaaaaaaataataataataataaagaaaatacgTCCATGAATGTGAAGAGTGGAAATAGTATATACCAGAATAAAAATGAcatgaataattatttatataataataatataaatattagtGGTAATACTAATAGTggttatttaaattatcctggaatttataataataataataatagtaataatatgaatcattttaataatttgaatgatttaaataataatagatatTATGCTTCAAATAAAAGTAGTGTTGTATCTACTTATccaaatagtaataattattatcataataataaaagtgatAGTTATTACAAAAGTGTAAATTATAACacagataatataaattatatgaatatgtataataataaacataatattaatagtagtaatataaataatgttaatTCTAATAGTAGTCATATTAAAGATGAAGAACGTAAATCATCatctataaataataatgatttatcatattatataaataataataacaataataatgatagttatgtagaattatatattaataaagttaaagagatatattattttcatgttttttatcattatataaaattaggtTTCCCAGAAAAGGAGGCTGCTATTGAAtcgaagaaatatatatttataacattaagtagatattttttattagttAAAAATgctatattatcatcacctGAATCtgtaaaacaaataaataattgtgTGTCATCTAATTTGATGTATTATCAACAAAAAACGAATTTACAAGAATTTTTATTACAACAACAATCAGGTTTACAAAATGTGAATACACagaaaattaatatatatgaacaaatgAATTTAAGTAATTTGAATATAGCTAATTTGAATATACCTTTAAATGATTCAGGTGAATTGGTTGATTTATCAAAAGTAAAAACGGATGATATGAAAAATAGGGAAAacataaaagataataatatgaacataacaattaataataataataataatagtaataatattaataatttgccaagatatattaaaaataacacATTTAATAGTAATACAAATCCTTCATGTATtgttaatgataatatgcaAAGTGAAAAACAAAGTAATAATtactataatataaaacctgaaaaaattaatgatatGATTGATTCTAttgaagaaatgaaaaaacttaatactaataaaaaagaaagaaaaacatTTTCTGATTTTCCACCTGAACAATTCatgcaaaataaaaatgattcaAAAGAAAACATGAATGAGGATtcgaaaaagaaaataagttttacattaaataaatcaaagaataaaatattccAAACGTATAATcgttatttaaataataaaaataataagtcAATAAGTGACGCTGTTAGTGAAGTGAGTGACTtgagtgatgataataaaaatgaaaagggaAAAGAAAAGGTTAGGAATAATTTTGCTAATGATTTATCtgatcaaaataatatgaataatataaataatattggtaatatgaataattatagaaatgattataataacatgcatatgaataatactcaaaataataaggatgatataaataataatttgtataaaaaagataatataccTAATAATGATGTTATAATGAATTATAGGGAATCCataaataatcatatgaatgtaaataataaatataattaccataacaaacaaaataataatcatatggataataatatgaataataatatgaataataatatgaataataacatgaataataatatgaataataatatgaataataacataattaataatcaattttataataatgtaaatagtTCAATggttaataatacatatggaTTACCTAAATATAACAAAGAAGATATGAGtagaaatattatgaacaatatgGGTGGTATTTTTAGTATGAATTACggaaataataacaataataacaataataataataataataacaataataataataataataataatatttatgatggTAATATTTCAAATAGTATTAATACGGGCgatatttatgataataagaaATTCTTTCATATGAAGAATAGTTATATGGATGAAGGAAATATGATGAAATATAGGAAAAACGATCAAGATGATTTAAGTAATTGTTATCcgtatgataataatagacaaaaagaaaaaaataataaattaggTGAAGAAGATTTAGAATATAATTcagataattatgataaagaTGATTATTCAGATGAAGATGGTAATtatctttataataataaagatatggataataggaataaacaaaataataataataataataataataaaatgaataaattatCTGATATACcattttttacaaataataatgattccAACGTTAAATgtgataatttaaaaacatatataaaaaatttaaatgatcATTTTAAAGAacaatgtaataaaaataaagaattctCAAAGTGCTTAAGAAATtttatatcaaaaatatatacattgaagagaaaaaaaattataagatCTCCATTCTGGTTAAGTAATGTGATGCCAACTGAAGAAGATGTAATGGGAAtggatatttattttttttctcatcaaaaaa gaACGAAAAGACGCATGGGTAATAACATGGATTTAGATAGTGACATGATTGGAAGCATTTTAAgtgataaaaaaatgaaattaagtCAAGAAGAAATTGAAAAGAGAGAACGAAGAAGAGAGAAATGTTTCGATCTTAAtagaaataagaaaaataatttgattgaaaattcattttatattgatACAAATGGTGAATGTGTAGAGAGGGGAAATGAAGATTTACGAAATCTTGAAAGGCTTATGGACAAATATAATTTTGCTAATTGTTATAAGAATAAAGATTTTGTTGGagaatgtaaaaatattcaaaagtTTTTCTTTAGATTAACATCACTTccggaaagaaaaaat gtAAGAAGTTTTTCCGTTTTGAAGTGCACTTATGCATATAtactttataaatataacatggataagaattataaatatataaatgaacaatTTAGATCGTTGAGACAAGATTTGAATATCCAGAATATATTTCATGATGATGTtgtgaatatatatgaaacgAATATCAGAATATGCATAGTaaataatgatttatttcaatttttgcaatgtattaataaattgtTTGAATTATACCAGCGACTTAATATAACCAAATCGAAg GTTGAGTTTTTATGCTATAAGCTTATTTACATGACATTGCAAAATATGCATCAGGAATTTCTTATAGAATATTTAGCTTTAagtgatgaagaaaaaaatcacGAAAATATACagttatgttattatttgaatgaatgtataaaaaacaaaatgtacttaataaatataaatatggtaTCACCATTAGATGATGAACAAAatcatgaatatatatattatagaatatttgtgaataatcatatattacaatatttGCCTATATTAATGtcattaaatgaaaatgttgATCTTAATGTAAATATGGATTCTCTTATATCCTTTGTAAAAAGTCATGGtgaaatgaataatttagaaagtattgaaaaaaagaaatgtaatatagaaaatagtAATCAAATTAAAATGCCATATTTAACTAATTATTtgattgttttatttttgccCAAATATAGATTATTGGctcttataaatatttgcAA